A single Salminus brasiliensis chromosome 20, fSalBra1.hap2, whole genome shotgun sequence DNA region contains:
- the gal3st1a gene encoding galactosylceramide sulfotransferase — translation MVGKQGKQWRSVCKGLILGTLLTSCMILLYCLSAPEVQFSLPDVPVPYSCAHRPPPVHSNAAPNHAHRSSGQEPSCTPKVDIVFLKTHKTASSTILNILFRFGEKHRLKFAFPSSRNDFFYPSPFHRSQVKDYRPGVCFNIICNHMRFNEAEVAKVLPADTSYITILRDPAELFESSFHYFGRLVPFTWKISGDDKLGEFLREPELYYDPEGFNSFYLKNLLFFDFGQDNNFPADDPRVEEGIRAIAQRFELVMLVEHFEESLILLKDALCWDMEDLLFFKLNARKGSTVSKLTPELRAKALEWNSIDWKLYQHFNATFWKKVEAYGLERMAKDVAELQRRNEEMATICIEGGHAVDAGSIHETAMQPWQPIGEKSIMGYNLKNNVDKAHRKLCRKMLTPELQYLTDLGVNLWITRLWGHVRDILHW, via the exons ATGGTTGGGAAGCAGGGGAAGCAGTGGAGGTCCGTGTGTAAGGGCCTGATTCTGGGGACCCTCCTGACCAGCTGCATGATTCTGCTTTACTGCCTGTCTGCTCCAGAGGTGCAGTTCAGCCTGCCAGA TGTTCCTGTGCCTTACTCATGTGCCCATCGTCCACCTCCTGTCCACTCTAATGCTGCCCCCAACCACGCCCATCGAAGCTCAGGGCAGGAGCCAAGCTGCACGCCGAAGGTCGACATTGTGTTCTTAAAAACCCACAAAACAGCCAGCAGCACCATCCTCAACATCTTGTTCCGCTTCGGGGAGAAGCATCGCCTGAAGTTCGCCTTCCCCAGCAGCCGAAACGACTTCTTCTACCCTTCTCCTTTCCACCGCTCTCAGGTCAAGGACTACAGGCCCGGCGTGTGCTTCAACATCATCTGCAATCACATGCGCTTCAACGAGGCCGAGGTGGCCAAGGTGCTTCCAGCAGACACAAGCTACATCACCATCCTGCGAGACCCAGCAGAGCTTTTTGAGTCTTCTTTCCACTATTTCGGCCGCCTGGTGCCCTTCACGTGGAAGATCTCTGGGGACGACAAGCTGGGAGAGTTCCTGAGAGAGCCTGAGCTTTATTACGACCCTGAGGGCTTCAATTCCTTCTACCTCAAGAATTTGCTTTTCTTCGACTTTGGGCAGGATAACAATTTCCCGGCAGACGACCCGAGGGTGGAAGAGGGCATCCGGGCGATCGCCCAGCGCTTCGAGCTGGTCATGCTCGTTGAGCACTTCGAGGAGTCGCTGATCCTGCTCAAGGACGCCCTTTGCTGGGACATGGAGGACCTGCTGTTCTTCAAGCTCAACGCCCGGAAGGGCTCCACTGTCTCCAAACTGACCCCGGAGCTCAGGGCCAAAGCCTTAGAGTGGAACTCCATTGACTGGAAGCTTTACCAGCACTTCAACGCCACCTTCTGGAAGAAGGTGGAAGCCTACGGCCTGGAGCGAATGGCAAAGGACGTTGCTGAGCTGCAGCGCAGAAATGAGGAAATGGCCACCATCTGCATCGAAGGGGGCCATGCTGTGGATGCTGGCAGCATCCACGAGACTGCCATGCAGCCGTGGCAACCCATAGGCGAGAAGTCTATTATGGGATACAATCTTAAAAATAACGTGGACAAAGCGCACAGGAAACTGTGCAGAAAGATGCTGACGCCAGAGCTGCAGTACTTAACGGACTTAGGGGTCAACCTGTGGATCACTAGACTGTGGGGTCATGTGAGGGACATTCTTCACTGGTAG